One genomic window of Limanda limanda chromosome 16, fLimLim1.1, whole genome shotgun sequence includes the following:
- the LOC133022231 gene encoding probable 2-ketogluconate reductase yields MEEEKPWVLISQVGGDFGYLEELADILTQHFQIVCHQELLDNPALHGPRIQGLFIWKYFPAAEPALLRLLPSLKVVASGGAGTDHLDLPFISGRGVKVTNTPGVVSDGTADLAMGLLLASARKILEGHHIAIDPKTVHMPQSLMGVEVTGSTLGIIGMGDIGHKIAQRCCGFQMKILYHNRTRRRVEDEQAVKASYCELLDDLLRRSDFVMIAVRLTSATAGLIGRRELSLMKPTATLVNISRGEVVDQDALVEALRSGTIRAAALDVTHPEPLPRDHPLLRLPNALITPHIGINTNNTARRIVEKMVENALAALKGLPVPNEVRPQ; encoded by the exons atggaggaggaaaaacCATGGGTGTTGATCTCACAGGTCGGGGGTGACTTTGGTTACCTGGAAGAGCTCGCAGACATCCTGACACAACACTTCCAAATCGTCTGCCATCAAGAGCTTCTCGACAACCCAGCTCTCCATGGCCCCAGGATTCAGGGCCTGTTTATATGGAAGTATTTCCCTGCAGCCGAGCCTGCGCTGCTGAGATTGCTTCCTTCCCTCAAAGTGGTCGCCAGTGGAGGAGCGGGCACGGACCACCTGGATCTGCCGTTCATCAGCGGTCGAGGGGTGAAAGTGACCAACACACCAGGTGTGGTCAGCGACGGCACGGCTGATCTCGCCATGGGTCTGCTTCTGGCGTCAGCTCGCAAGATCCTCGAGG GTCATCATATAGCTATTGACCCAAAGACAGTCCATATGCCGCAAAGCCTGATGGGAGTTGAAGTCACTGGGTCGACTCTGGGGATTATCGGAATGGGAGATATCGGACACAAAATCGCCCAAAGATGCTGtggatttcaaatgaaaatcctGTATCACAACAGGACCAGAAG GAGAGTAGAGGATGAGCAGGCGGTTAAAGCCAGTTACTGTGAGCTGCTGGACGACCTTCTGAGGAGGTCGGACTTCGTCATGATAGCAGTCAGACTGACCTCGGCCACGGCAGGTCTGATTGGCCGAAGAGAGCTGTCCCTCATGAAGCCCACTGCAACGCTGGTCAACATCAGCAGAG GTGAAGTTGTGGACCAGGATGCTTTAGTGGAAGCTCTCCGCTCGGGAACGATTCGGGCTGCGGCTCTAGACGTGACTCATCCAGAACCTTTGCCAAG GGATCACCCACTCCTCCGCCTCCCCAATGCGCTGATCACCCCCCACATCGGGATCAATACAAACAACACAGCCAGGAGGATTGTGGAGAAGATGGTGGAGAACGCCCTGGCTGCACTGAAAGGATTACCTGTCCCCAATGAAGTCAGGCCACAGTGA